In a genomic window of Pirellulales bacterium:
- a CDS encoding type VI secretion protein ImpB, producing the protein MLGYLFIDMNAYFASVEQHLRPELRGQPVGVVPMLADTTCCIAASYEAKKYGVKTGTGVAEARRLCPRIRLVEARPDVYVRYHHRVVAAVESCLHVDVVMSIDEMMCRLIGEHRREATARDLAARIKAAIRRDAGEFLRCSIGIAPNRMLAKMAADLQKPDGLTVIRAEELPQRLFGLSLTDFPGVGERMQARLHRYGVTTVEQFSQMTVDQISRVWGSKLLGRMWWHRLRGDDLPDPPTQRRSVGHSHVLPPDIRTDAEGRSVLICMTHKAAARLRRIDYWAQSVSIDVSYWGGGGTWHDRRRIMPARDTHSLVAHVAEMWDRRPAGRPLKVGVVLGDLLAAQSATRPLFDENVELQNVSDAMDKINEKLGDHAIYLGSMHGAAPHDPLRIAFTRIPEARRMYELREAPKRAWGR; encoded by the coding sequence ATGCTCGGCTATCTCTTTATCGACATGAACGCCTACTTTGCCAGCGTGGAACAGCACTTGCGGCCAGAGCTGCGCGGGCAGCCGGTGGGTGTAGTGCCGATGCTGGCCGACACCACCTGTTGTATTGCCGCCAGTTACGAGGCAAAAAAGTATGGGGTAAAGACCGGCACTGGCGTGGCCGAGGCTCGCCGTCTGTGTCCGCGGATTCGCTTGGTGGAGGCCCGGCCGGATGTGTACGTGCGGTACCATCATCGGGTGGTGGCGGCGGTCGAATCTTGCCTGCATGTGGACGTGGTGATGTCGATCGACGAAATGATGTGCCGGCTGATTGGCGAACATCGCCGCGAAGCGACCGCGCGCGATCTGGCCGCACGGATCAAGGCCGCGATTCGCCGCGACGCGGGAGAGTTTTTGCGCTGCTCGATTGGCATTGCCCCCAACCGCATGTTGGCCAAAATGGCCGCCGATCTGCAAAAGCCCGATGGCCTAACCGTTATCCGGGCCGAGGAACTTCCCCAGCGGCTGTTTGGCCTGTCGCTGACCGATTTTCCCGGCGTGGGCGAACGGATGCAGGCCCGTCTACACCGCTACGGCGTGACCACGGTCGAGCAATTTTCCCAAATGACGGTCGACCAAATCAGCCGCGTGTGGGGGAGCAAGCTGCTCGGCCGCATGTGGTGGCACCGCCTGCGGGGAGATGACCTGCCCGACCCCCCCACGCAGCGGCGGTCGGTGGGGCATTCCCATGTGTTGCCGCCGGACATTCGGACGGATGCCGAGGGGCGGTCGGTGCTGATCTGCATGACGCATAAGGCGGCCGCACGGCTGCGGCGGATTGATTATTGGGCACAGTCGGTCAGCATTGATGTGTCGTACTGGGGGGGCGGGGGGACATGGCATGACCGGCGGCGGATCATGCCCGCGCGGGACACGCATTCGCTGGTGGCGCACGTGGCGGAGATGTGGGACCGGCGTCCCGCGGGCCGCCCGCTGAAGGTGGGGGTGGTGCTGGGAGATTTATTGGCGGCGCAGTCGGCGACGCGGCCGCTGTTTGACGAAAATGTGGAGTTACAAAACGTATCGGACGCGATGGACAAAATCAACGAAAAGCTGGGGGACCACGCGATTTACCTGGGAAGCATGCACGGCGCCGCGCCGCATGACCCGCTACGGATCGCGTTTACCCGCATTCCCGAAGCGCGGCGCATGTACGAACTGCGCGAGGCGCCGAAGCGCGCCTGGGGCAGATAA